A genomic window from Ruminiclostridium cellulolyticum H10 includes:
- the moaA gene encoding GTP 3',8-cyclase MoaA produces MKILIDKYGRKIDYLRISVTDRCNLRCIYCIPQFGVLQTREEDMLSIKEIVSFVKVASSHGIKKIKITGGEPLLRKDIVSLVSCIKEIDSITDISMTTNGVLLKKYASDLKKAGLKKLNISLDSLCSDKYKEITKIGKLKDVLTGIETAMELEFPQVKVNTVIIRDINFDEILDFVRFSTETGITVKFIEYMPTKNSLDGYAKKFVSADEMRFLCSEAYSLLPAVVDGNGPAKYYVIPGTNGTIGFISPLSCKFCSDCNRIRLTSDGRLLSCLYAQECVDIKDSLRKGPDIDEVTKLLYRAIVSKPASHSLTVEDKQMDFCSMMRIGG; encoded by the coding sequence ATGAAAATCCTAATTGATAAATATGGCCGCAAAATTGATTATCTAAGGATTTCAGTAACTGATAGATGCAATTTAAGATGTATATACTGCATTCCCCAATTTGGCGTTCTTCAAACTAGGGAAGAAGATATGCTCAGCATAAAAGAAATTGTAAGTTTTGTTAAGGTGGCGTCTTCACATGGTATAAAGAAAATAAAAATAACCGGTGGGGAGCCATTACTAAGAAAAGATATAGTATCTTTAGTTTCTTGTATTAAAGAAATTGATTCAATAACGGATATATCGATGACCACCAATGGAGTTTTATTAAAAAAATACGCATCCGATTTAAAGAAAGCAGGACTTAAAAAATTAAATATAAGTTTAGATTCATTATGTTCAGATAAGTACAAGGAAATTACAAAAATTGGAAAACTTAAAGATGTTCTAACGGGGATAGAAACAGCAATGGAATTAGAATTTCCCCAGGTTAAGGTAAACACTGTCATTATAAGGGATATTAACTTTGATGAAATATTGGATTTTGTTCGCTTCTCTACAGAAACTGGAATTACTGTTAAATTTATAGAATATATGCCAACTAAAAATAGTCTTGATGGGTATGCAAAAAAGTTTGTATCTGCTGATGAAATGAGATTTTTATGTAGTGAGGCTTATAGTCTTTTACCGGCAGTCGTGGATGGAAACGGACCGGCAAAATATTATGTAATACCCGGTACAAATGGAACTATTGGGTTTATTAGCCCCTTAAGCTGTAAGTTCTGCTCTGATTGTAACCGAATAAGACTTACGTCAGACGGGAGACTGCTTTCGTGCCTGTATGCACAGGAATGTGTTGATATTAAAGATAGTCTTAGAAAAGGGCCGGATATTGATGAGGTTACTAAACTTTTATACAGAGCAATTGTAAGCAAACCAGCAAGCCATAGTTTGACAGTAGAGGATAAACAAATGGATTTTTGTTCAATGATGAGGATAGGAGGGTGA
- a CDS encoding MogA/MoaB family molybdenum cofactor biosynthesis protein → MLKIAVVTISDSASRGQRESTSDKVIAEMVKDIGFVDSQIIIPDELDTIVECLQKLADEKFMDIILTTGGTGISPKDVTPEATYKVIDREIIGIPEKMRIETSKYSPNAILSRAVAGTRKNTLIVNLPGSPKAVEECLETILPVLVHTVDVIKGRVERCGG, encoded by the coding sequence ATGCTTAAAATAGCAGTAGTAACAATTTCCGATAGTGCATCAAGAGGCCAAAGGGAAAGTACCAGTGACAAAGTTATTGCGGAAATGGTAAAGGATATTGGCTTTGTCGACAGCCAGATTATAATTCCTGATGAATTAGATACAATAGTGGAATGTTTACAAAAGCTGGCAGATGAAAAATTTATGGATATTATTCTTACAACAGGCGGGACTGGCATAAGCCCTAAAGATGTTACTCCCGAAGCTACATATAAGGTGATTGATAGAGAAATTATCGGTATTCCCGAAAAAATGAGAATAGAAACTTCAAAATATTCACCAAATGCCATATTATCACGAGCTGTTGCTGGAACCAGAAAAAATACGCTCATCGTAAACCTTCCAGGAAGTCCAAAAGCAGTGGAGGAATGCCTAGAAACAATCTTACCCGTTTTAGTACATACGGTTGATGTAATAAAAGGGAGAGTCGAAAGATGTGGAGGGTAG
- the glp gene encoding gephyrin-like molybdotransferase Glp produces the protein MLGIEQARDLVLESVVKKDSEVVDITSSLNRILACDLYSDIDLPTFNNSAMDGYAVISSELKGASFDQPISLEVIGEIPAGYTYSGILMNGKAIKIMTGAPIPQGADAVVPIEYTKAEGALIKVFRGVKDKENIRYKGEDLAHGKLVLKKGKKLSPADIGMLAAQNLRTISVSKLPSVSILATGDEVVDVGEELSPGKIRDINSYTLYANVIKYGGIPISLGIAKDNKDAIIRSIENGLNSDILVISGGVSVGDYDFVKEVLIEKGVSIKFWKVAIKPGKPILFGVKGNTLVFGLPGNPISTLVTFREFVLPAMCKMQGRVDNPVREQYAVLERDIAITPGRRHYFMGNICYRDGSYFTKPVGIQSSGALNSMLQSNCLIVVPEDTPQVKSGEQVLVQLLDE, from the coding sequence ATGTTGGGGATTGAACAGGCAAGAGACCTTGTGTTGGAGAGTGTAGTAAAAAAAGATTCAGAAGTAGTAGACATAACATCTTCGTTAAATAGAATTCTGGCATGTGATTTATATTCAGATATCGACTTGCCTACCTTTAATAATTCAGCTATGGATGGATATGCAGTTATTTCATCCGAACTTAAAGGAGCATCCTTTGATCAGCCTATAAGTCTGGAGGTAATTGGAGAAATTCCCGCAGGATATACTTATAGTGGCATATTAATGAATGGAAAGGCTATAAAAATAATGACTGGTGCTCCCATTCCTCAAGGAGCCGACGCAGTCGTTCCAATTGAGTATACGAAGGCAGAAGGTGCACTGATAAAAGTGTTTCGCGGCGTAAAAGACAAAGAAAATATCAGATACAAAGGTGAAGATTTAGCACATGGAAAGTTAGTACTTAAGAAAGGTAAAAAGTTATCTCCAGCTGATATAGGAATGCTTGCTGCACAGAATCTTCGTACTATTAGTGTTTCCAAACTACCTAGTGTGAGTATACTAGCTACCGGGGACGAGGTGGTTGATGTAGGAGAGGAATTATCACCAGGTAAAATAAGAGATATTAATAGCTATACTTTATATGCAAATGTCATCAAGTATGGGGGTATACCTATAAGTTTAGGCATTGCTAAGGACAATAAAGATGCAATAATTAGAAGTATTGAAAACGGCTTAAATTCAGACATACTTGTAATTTCTGGAGGAGTATCTGTCGGAGATTATGATTTTGTAAAAGAAGTACTAATAGAAAAGGGTGTTAGTATAAAATTCTGGAAGGTTGCTATTAAACCTGGTAAGCCCATACTTTTTGGAGTTAAGGGAAATACATTGGTATTTGGATTGCCAGGCAATCCAATTTCTACATTAGTGACCTTCAGGGAGTTTGTTTTACCTGCTATGTGTAAAATGCAGGGACGAGTAGACAACCCAGTTAGAGAACAATATGCAGTTTTAGAAAGAGACATAGCTATAACCCCAGGGCGAAGACATTATTTTATGGGGAATATTTGTTACAGGGACGGATCATATTTTACAAAACCTGTTGGAATTCAGAGTTCAGGTGCACTTAATTCAATGCTGCAATCCAATTGCTTGATAGTTGTGCCCGAAGATACTCCTCAAGTTAAAAGTGGTGAACAAGTTTTAGTACAATTATTAGATGAATAG
- the mobB gene encoding molybdopterin-guanine dinucleotide biosynthesis protein B, producing MIPIVSIVGKSNSGKTTLIENLIPNLKKMGYKVGTIKHDAHKFDIDHKGKDTWRMARAGANTVVITSMEKMAMIKYIDCEKNLDEITEWLFPDVDIVITEGYKSMDKPKIEVIRFDNPITSTDNNLIALVNNFVDEESFQPPEGFSNIKLFRFKDIDKITDFIVQKFL from the coding sequence ATGATACCGATAGTTTCAATAGTTGGAAAGAGCAATAGCGGAAAGACTACCTTAATAGAGAATCTAATTCCTAATTTAAAAAAAATGGGTTATAAAGTGGGTACAATAAAGCATGATGCTCATAAATTTGATATTGACCATAAAGGAAAAGATACTTGGAGAATGGCTAGAGCCGGGGCAAATACAGTTGTTATAACTTCTATGGAAAAGATGGCCATGATTAAATATATCGACTGTGAAAAAAACTTAGATGAAATAACTGAATGGTTGTTTCCTGACGTTGATATCGTTATAACCGAAGGTTATAAAAGTATGGATAAGCCTAAAATAGAAGTTATACGGTTTGATAATCCTATAACCTCCACTGATAATAACCTTATTGCATTAGTTAATAATTTTGTTGATGAAGAGTCTTTCCAACCACCTGAAGGTTTTAGTAACATCAAATTATTCCGTTTTAAAGATATAGATAAAATTACTGATTTTATTGTTCAAAAATTTTTATGA
- the moaC gene encoding cyclic pyranopterin monophosphate synthase MoaC, with protein MIEELSHLDTEGRAKMVDVSFKEPTCREASAQASLEMSEELLELVKLNKIAKGDIFSVSKCAGIMAAKQTSMLIPLCHQIPLDKVELDFQIENNRIVIKTFARAYSKTGVEMEALTAASIAALTIYDMCKAVDKSIIISEIKLLKKAGGKSGEFFRENLSR; from the coding sequence TTGATAGAAGAGTTGAGTCATTTGGATACAGAAGGAAGAGCTAAAATGGTAGATGTTTCATTTAAAGAGCCTACCTGTAGAGAAGCCTCTGCACAGGCTTCTCTAGAAATGTCAGAAGAGCTTCTCGAGCTGGTTAAATTAAATAAAATTGCAAAAGGAGATATTTTTAGCGTGTCAAAATGTGCCGGTATTATGGCTGCAAAACAGACAAGCATGCTAATTCCCCTGTGCCATCAGATACCTTTGGATAAAGTAGAATTAGATTTCCAGATTGAAAATAATCGGATTGTTATTAAAACTTTTGCCAGGGCGTATTCTAAAACTGGAGTTGAAATGGAAGCATTAACTGCTGCATCTATTGCTGCATTGACAATTTATGATATGTGTAAAGCGGTAGATAAAAGTATAATTATTTCAGAAATTAAGCTACTTAAAAAGGCTGGTGGTAAAAGTGGTGAATTTTTCAGAGAGAATTTAAGTAGATGA
- a CDS encoding MOSC domain-containing protein, with amino-acid sequence MIGRVYSLNISKEKGTSKYPVTEIEAIENHGFKGDAHSGDHIRQVSFLSIENILKQNNINQDNKIDLALKPGDYAENITTQGIDLAKLKIGDDLLIGKSVELKISKIGKECHDKCEIFKKVGSCIMPKQGLFAIVEKSGNIKIGDEIRVRRCLK; translated from the coding sequence TTGATTGGAAGGGTTTATTCATTGAATATAAGTAAAGAGAAAGGAACCTCAAAGTATCCTGTTACAGAGATAGAAGCAATTGAGAACCATGGGTTTAAAGGTGATGCCCATTCTGGAGATCATATAAGACAAGTTAGTTTTCTTTCTATTGAAAATATTCTAAAACAGAACAATATAAACCAAGATAATAAAATTGATTTAGCCCTAAAACCTGGTGATTATGCAGAAAATATTACCACACAGGGTATTGATTTAGCGAAACTCAAAATTGGGGACGACCTATTGATTGGTAAAAGTGTAGAGTTAAAAATATCAAAAATAGGTAAGGAATGTCATGATAAGTGTGAGATATTTAAGAAAGTTGGTAGCTGCATAATGCCAAAGCAAGGTTTATTTGCTATCGTAGAAAAATCCGGCAATATAAAAATTGGTGATGAAATAAGGGTGAGAAGATGCTTAAAATAG